The Ananas comosus cultivar F153 linkage group 4, ASM154086v1, whole genome shotgun sequence region CAAAATCTAATGTGAAAGCTAAACTAGGTTTCTTCAGTTCATATTCATTAGGACCCTGTTAGGCGAGATTGATTGATTTGATTGCTCACAGATTAACAGGGTAAAATGTCAGTATTGAAAATTTCAGGGGACAATGCAGAAAACAAGATATATAAGAGGTTCGCTGCATTTTAGCAAATTATTCATGATCAAACTTCGATCCTCTGTATGTTGATGAAAGAAGCCTCAGAATCATCAAAATTACCTCGTCTTTTTCTGATTTAAGAGATAAGTGCTTTATGACAGCGATATGCCAGCATCGACTGCAATGGTAGCTTTCTAGATGCTCTACAGCAGTAAAATGCTTCAGACAATCCATCAAAGTACATCCATCAATCTACaaattgtaaagaaaattaaCTAAAAGCATTAAAAGTGTATATTCAATAGAGCAGAGCAAGCAGGTGAGAAAATGACCTTAAAAAAAACGGAAAAAAGCAAAATCAGAAGGCCCTTGATGGACATACAATATTTTCACTTCTATCCAGCACAGGTGAGAGTGGCAAGCAGTGGAAACTCTCAAAGTCAACTAAAAGCTGTAAAAATGGCAAatataaggaaaataaataacataaggCTGCAAAAGGATCCAAAAGCAAATCAATCgcttatttttttatctgaaaaGTCTACTATCAATCACAAAAGATATATCATATACCCTTGTAGAATTTTCATGTATGCCCTTCAAAAACATGCTTTTACATATATACCattgaaaattaaaagatattaatgttgcgacaaagaaaaagaaagcacaTGAAGTGAGAGAGGCTTGAATTTTAGAGAATAACACGTTGAGCTTACAATTgcttatttacatttatatattattaagtaAATGCAAAAATATCAAACAGGAACAGGTAACTACCAGAGATGAACAACTTCTGTAAGTTAATATGCTTCCAATGGTGCCTTCAAATGGACCAAAAAGAATTTGTCTCATCTCTCAAATTCATGCTGGTCTCCTGCCTTCTGGTTATATATCCTAGAGGAAGAAGAGGTAATGTTGGCAAGAGAACTACTGTGTAGCACGTAATTGTGGGAGCTCTCATTCTTCAGTGACGACAAGAGATGAAGAAAAGCTTCTGAAGCATCCTATGAGGTCAAaagtggaaaagaaaaaaaatagctcGGTTGAATAGTCttgaatcaaaaaaaaaaactacagtaGAACATTTGCTCGTCCAAACCTGCTGTCTTGTTAAATTGAAGTTGTTGGTGTATAAGCTTAAAGCGCGCATCACTCTTCGTGGATTTAGAACAGTTCTTTCATCATGAATAATACATAGCTCTGCAGAGTATACAGTAAGAGTTTTAGTAAGATGTGAATCAGCTTCAAATCCAATGAGAAGACGTCATATAAAACCTGAAACAGCAGCATGTGAAAACTGTAATAGTGGGAATTGGATTCAATAAAAGCATCGATAAATGGCGTAAAGAAAGCTTAAGCCCATTTGGCCTAGCATCTAGAGCAGCTTTTCCAATCTGAAGCAAAAGGTTTGAGAAACCAAATGTTTGTCAAAGAAATGTCCCAAAGCTCGTATAAGGTTTTCGGGGCCAAAAGCagaattttcattttcaatcaGATAACTACTTGAAGAAGATTAAAGAATATAATATCCTAGTAAAGCAACCTCTTAACCAAGAAATATACATGAGACTAAGAAACTTGACCAAAAGTACATGAAAGGCAGACAAAGTTGGATATAAGGAGAATAATGTTATGCAAGCTGACAACAATTAACTAAACAATACGTCAATTAGTTCATGATGGTATGCAATACCAATAGGAGCTCATAAGGAGAATTTATGAAGAAGCAATTAGATGAGATATCATCACTATCATCATCCAATCCTAACACTACATCTAACAGCAAGTCCACCAACTCAGATAAGATTACTGCTACAGTAATATGGAGAAACTGTGCAAATAAGATTACAGCCTAATCAACTAGGACAACAAGGCAAAACAAAGGAAATTGTAAGTTTCTCTCTCCAACTGGCAAACTATGCGAACAAGAAGAGCACCTCActactaacaaaaaaaatttaaaactaatacTAGGCTCAGTGAAAAGGAATAGAAACTTATGTTATCAATCTGCTAGTCTTGCTAGGCTTTTATAGCAGCCTTCACCTGGTCCTTATCAATATTTGCCTAAAGAAGAGATGAAATTTTATTCAAGAAAagatacaaacaaaaaaaaggaatgctTTTACAAATGTCTTTAGGCAAAATAAACATGTATGACACTAGAAATAGAAAATGAGAAGCATATGTTATCGAGTTACTGATTCTCTTGCATAATCGTTTAGGTAGAATTTGAAGAGGATTGTATAAAGAACCATGATTGTTaatctattttcttttccttttcttgggCTGATTGCAAATTTAGTCCCTAGAGTTTAAATTGATTTCAATCTTTTGTCCTTACAGCTACATTTGTAGCAATTTTAGTCCACAATCTTTGCAGCCCACAATAGTCAAATTATTATGTTAGTCTCCAGTCTGAAATATGAGCAAACTCCACATACTAAATTTTCTTACCTAATCTTTTCTTTATATAATTTAAGGAGCTCTTGTAGTTTAATTATGCTTTTCTACTCTGTAAGTTCTTGTCAGAgtaaacttaatttaaaatgagaaagaacTACAAAAGCTCAATTGTACATTCATGCCCAATATATATGAACATGATAGACACATCAATTTAAGGATTCTAAACTCTTAAAATCAACTACAAAAGCTTAATCTCGTAGTTGATCAAAATCCCAATTTTTGAAGCCTCGTAACATGCAACTAACTCATCAAAACctcttaaaaataaaagcaattcATATAACTATGTATTGGCCCCTAAATTCAAGTAGAAAGAACTAAAAGTTAATTatcaaaaatctcattttggGCTCTTAGGGTCCCAGCCctaaaatcacaagaaaatTTCGTAATAGGGCAAAAACCCTCAATTTAGGGCTTCAATATTTGAATATAGTGTCATAAAATCTTCAAAAACTATAACCAATCCATAAAGGATAGCTTGGGACCTTCAAAGAGAATAGAAAAACATGCATGCAACTCAAAATATTCATTCTTTGATACTCACAAAGCACCAAACCGAAAATTTACTTTGTTCTCTAGCTAGAGTTTCAACTTGAATATGGGTTTCCTTCTCCAAAGGTTCTGCTCCTAAATCCCTTCaatttgaaggaaaaatccTTCATCTCATTACCAAGTAGAAGAGAGGAGAAATAGGGTATTGAGAGAAAGGGGAAAatggaagaaaagaagaagggaaTGGGGATAGAAGAGTTTTTCTCTTCTTCCATTCAAACCAGCCCACTTAAGGGCGTTTCTGTAATTTTACTCAATATTTTCTTGGGAAAAATTATGGTTGGACCAATAGTTAACGAGCTAAATTGATAAgctataattttaattagtaattttaccaAACTGCCCATAACAGTTGGTGAAATCCTGAACAAGCTCGCAGCTCAGGGCTGTACCGACGACTATTAGAAAAATTGCAATAACTCTTTCGTCCGATATCCGTTTAAGGTGATTCAGGTTGCGTTAGAAAGATAACTCGACGATCTTTCC contains the following coding sequences:
- the LOC109709314 gene encoding ubiquitin carboxyl-terminal hydrolase 27-like isoform X1; translated protein: MEEKVEEEEEVRCLDLTSYQFHDLGEVEIPESIEELDLTANRLSKLDPRVALLSHLKKLSLRQNLYNDEGIKPLSRWDTISGLHLLVDFESFHCLPLSPVLDRSENIIDGCTLMDCLKHFTAVEHLESYHCSRCWHIAVIKHLSLKSEKDEVILMILRLLSSTYRGSKFDHE